One Punica granatum isolate Tunisia-2019 chromosome 3, ASM765513v2, whole genome shotgun sequence genomic window carries:
- the LOC116200708 gene encoding ABSCISIC ACID-INSENSITIVE 5-like protein 1, translated as MTSESENSVSLGNLKLALVPMPPPSDSAEPLQPKDQTVPSPGQQQSSILSLTLNEIQCKSGKSFGSMSMDEFLASIWSVDEGTSASASLSFPRNDPPEDSHKPAAATGPGSLLRQASFSIPTLLCNKTVDEVWFEIHKDQQDKQLPGPGPSNLSNRAPPRRQPTLGEMTLEDFLVKAGVVQEPATLPSQSKNLTALAFLKPPPGFMDSAPSFNPSYGTRNLAGFGLISNSHGSGNNLSGNGITGNYPLIFGNNGNRCAGESSCNVLNENCHGLAEAMGLKRRIIEGPPEVVVERRQRRMIKNRESAARSRARKQAYTVELEVELNQLREENERLKRIVAETDGKRQKEVMRRRQPIRAVNAADQLRAIRRTVSMAW; from the exons ATGACTTCTGAGTCGGAAAACAGCGTTTCCCTGGGCAACCTCAAGCTGGCGCTGGTCCCGATGCCGCCCCCGTCGGACTCGGCAGAGCCGCTGCAGCCCAAGGACCAGACTGTTCCTTCGCCGGGCCAGCAGCAGAGCTCCATCCTCTCGCTCACCCTCAATGAGATCCAGTGCAAGAGCGGGAAGAGCTTTGGCTCGATGAGCATGGACGAGTTCCTGGCGAGTATTTGGAGCGTCGACGAGGGCACATCGGCGTCGGCATCCCTCTCCTTCCCCCGGAATGATCCCCCGGAGGATAGTCATAAACCTGCTGCTGCCACTGGTCCCGGTTCCCTGCTGCGACAGGCCTCATTCTCGATCCCGACCCTGCTGTGCAACAAGACCGTGGATGAGGTCTGGTTCGAGATACACAAGGACCAACAAGACAAGCAGCTGCCTGGCCCTGGACCCAGCAACCTCAGCAATCGTGCCCCGCCGAGGCGCCAGCCGACATTGGGGGAAATGACCCTTGAGGATTTCCTCGTGAAGGCCGGGGTCGTGCAGGAGCCAGCAACTCTGCCTTCTCAGTCTAAGAATTTAACGGCTTTGGCATTTCTTAAGCCTCCGCCGGGGTTCATGGATTCTGCTCCATCATTTAATCCCAGCTATGGAACGAGAAATCTGGCTGGTTTCGGATTGATCTCCAATAGCCATGGGTCCGGTAACAATCTTTCCGGCAACGGGATCACGGGTAATTACCCTCTGATATTTGGAAACAATGGTAACAGGTGTGCTGGAGAATCCTCTTGCAATGTCTTGAACGAGAACTGCCATGGTCTTGCGGAAGCGATGGGATTAAAAAGGAGGATTATCGAAGGGCCACCAGAAGTGGTGGTCGAGCGAAGGCAGCGTAGGATGATTAAGAACCGAGAGTCAGCAGCTCGATCTCGAGCCAGAAAACAG GCATACACGGTCGAGCTGGAAGTAGAGCTTAATCAGCTTAGGGAAGAAAATGAGAGGCTCAAAAGGATCGTG GCGGAGACAGATGGGAAACGACAAAAAGAG GTGATGAGGAGGAGGCAACCTATTAGAGCAGTGAACGCAGCTGACCAGCTCAGGGCCATAAGGAGGACAGTGAGTATGGCTTGGTGA
- the LOC116200537 gene encoding F-box/LRR-repeat protein At1g67190-like: MEHLPVEVIGNILSHISAARDVVLASATCRKWREAFRKHLRVLSFNSGDWHGFHDLSTSQIEILITRTIFQTSGLRSLLIIVDDLDEFSASVVMSWLLYTRDSLQELHYDVRTEPGLNVVEICGRQKLEKLTLAHDAIEQVDPNYHKFTSLRSLSLSYVHISEQDLSLLLAACRKLESLELIELDLSGPLEKVEVSAPYLRRFYMEEICLDKLVLEASNIEYLHLRDSNIEFFKVIGNGSLKKIMIDHSTMPHIEICDSAENLETIDFNNFTILPAVFYQLISKSLKLRTLRLWDVAFGEGNKVVDLETIALCCPLLSHLSLGCDLRDDELLPYCLGGSAHLVNMVYLKVGWSNTLKDEFVDLVEELLGRCPRIRKLSVDGVISGIKDHEDCLVLARFTTAIVRIMRKYIDVDVQFDFDN; the protein is encoded by the coding sequence ATGGAGCACTTGCCCGTAGAGGTTATTGGCAATATCCTGTCGCACATTTCGGCTGCACGAGACGTTGTTCTCGCTTCAGCGACATGCCGGAAATGGCGTGAGGCTTTCCGCAAGCACCTTCGTGTCCTCTCGTTCAACTCAGGCGACTGGCATGGGTTTCACGACCTTTCGACTAGTCAGATCGAGATTCTGATAACTCGGACGATTTTCCAGACATCTGGACTGCGCTCTCTGCTTATCATTGTTGATGATCTCGATGAGTTCTCGGCCTCGGTGGTCATGAGTTGGCTCCTCTACACAAGGGACAGCTTGCAGGAGTTGCACTATGACGTTCGCACGGAGCCGGGCTTGAATGTTGTAGAGATTTGCGGGAGGCAGAAGCTTGAGAAGCTGACTTTGGCCCATGATGCCATCGAACAGGTGGACCCAAATTACCATAAGTTCACTTCTTTGAGGTCGCTCTCCTTAAGCTATGTCCACATCTCGGAGCAGGATTTGAGTCTTTTACTCGCCGCATGCCGGAAGCTTGAGTCTTTGGAGCTTATTGAACTTGACCTTTCAGGTCCTCTAGAGAAAGTCGAAGTTAGTGCTCCTTATCTGAGGAGATTTTATATGGAAGAAATATGCTTGGACAAGCTTGTCTTGGAGGCGAGTAATATTGAATATTTGCACCTGAGAGATAGTAATATCGAGTTTTTCAAGGTCATCGGAAATGGTAGCTTGAAGAAGATCATGATTGACCATTCTACCATGCCGCATATTGAAATCTGTGATTCAGCTGAGAATCTGGAGACTATCGACTTCAACAACTTCACAATTCTGCCGGCGGTGTTCTACCAATTGATCTCAAAATCCTTGAAATTAAGGACGCTGAGGCTTTGGGATGTGGCGTTCGGTGAGGGCAACAAGGTCGTTGACTTGGAGACAATCGCCTTGTGCTGCCCCCTGCTAAGCCATCTCTCTCTAGGCTGTGACTTGAGAGATGATGAGTTGCTTCCATATTGCCTTGGAGGATCTGCTCACTTGGTGAATATGGTTTACTTGAAGGTTGGGTGGTCGAACACTCTCAAGGATGAATTTGTGGACTTGGTTGAAGAATTGCTGGGACGCTGTCCGCGCATTAGGAAGCTGTCTGTTGATGGGGTGATTTCAGGCATCAAGGACCATGAGGATTGTCTGGTACTGGCTCGTTTCACCACTGCCATAGTTCGGATCATGAGGAAGTATATTGATGTAGATGTgcagtttgattttgataacTAA